A genomic region of Mesorhizobium sp. NZP2077 contains the following coding sequences:
- a CDS encoding peptidylprolyl isomerase, whose amino-acid sequence MTLLREPLLHFAVVGAILFGGYSWLNDKHVESTSVKPVRIGEGDVRWLKQTWSSQWLRDPTADELKGLAEDLLNEKVMAREAQEMGLEKDDTIIRRRLAQKLKFLVEDTAQLAEPTEAELRQFYAANPAHFQTPGKLSFRQVYFNPEHRKDAAADATAALAALSANAEVDSIEGDGLLFGDSFADTDELALSGMFGADFAHEVFALEPGGWRGPVKSGYGFHLVLVTRRTATAPKPFETVRDAVLSEWRAAKQVELSRDYLVELRNKYNAELDDSAKALLGHETTPKVAAQ is encoded by the coding sequence ATGACGTTGCTCAGGGAGCCTCTCCTTCACTTTGCGGTCGTCGGCGCGATCCTTTTCGGCGGCTATTCGTGGCTGAACGACAAGCATGTCGAATCCACATCTGTTAAGCCGGTACGGATCGGCGAAGGAGATGTCCGGTGGCTCAAGCAGACGTGGTCGAGCCAGTGGCTGCGAGACCCCACCGCCGACGAGCTCAAGGGGCTCGCTGAGGATCTCTTGAATGAGAAAGTGATGGCGCGCGAAGCGCAGGAGATGGGCCTCGAGAAGGATGACACCATCATCCGCCGCCGCTTGGCGCAAAAACTGAAATTCCTAGTCGAGGACACGGCCCAGCTTGCTGAGCCGACCGAGGCGGAGCTGCGCCAGTTCTATGCCGCCAATCCTGCGCATTTCCAGACGCCCGGAAAGCTGTCGTTCCGGCAGGTCTACTTTAACCCGGAGCATCGCAAGGACGCCGCGGCGGACGCGACCGCCGCGCTTGCGGCGCTGTCGGCGAATGCCGAGGTCGACTCCATCGAGGGCGACGGGCTGCTTTTCGGCGACAGCTTCGCCGATACCGACGAGCTCGCGCTCTCCGGAATGTTCGGTGCCGATTTTGCGCACGAGGTGTTTGCGCTTGAACCAGGTGGATGGCGCGGTCCGGTGAAATCTGGCTATGGTTTTCATCTAGTGCTCGTCACGCGGCGCACGGCGACTGCGCCGAAGCCCTTCGAAACAGTAAGGGATGCCGTACTCTCTGAGTGGCGCGCTGCGAAGCAAGTCGAACTCAGCCGAGACTACCTGGTCGAGCTGCGCAACAAATATAACGCGGAGCTGGATGACAGTGCAAAAGCGCTACTCGGGCACGAGACTACACCGAAGGTGGCTGCACAATGA
- the tnpB gene encoding IS66 family insertion sequence element accessory protein TnpB (TnpB, as the term is used for proteins encoded by IS66 family insertion elements, is considered an accessory protein, since TnpC, encoded by a neighboring gene, is a DDE family transposase.) → MIGPTGVVKVMVATKPVDFRKGAEGLAALVRETMGADPFSGAVYVFRAKRADRVKLVYFDGTGVCLLAKRLEDGKFCWPAITDGVVRLSAAQLQALLEGLDWRRVHDARETRAPVAAS, encoded by the coding sequence GTGATCGGGCCGACGGGTGTGGTCAAGGTGATGGTCGCGACGAAGCCGGTGGACTTCCGCAAGGGGGCCGAGGGCCTGGCGGCGCTGGTGCGCGAGACGATGGGCGCCGATCCGTTCTCTGGCGCGGTCTACGTCTTCAGGGCCAAGCGCGCTGACCGGGTCAAGCTGGTGTACTTCGACGGCACCGGCGTGTGCCTGCTGGCGAAGCGTCTGGAGGACGGGAAGTTCTGCTGGCCTGCCATCACCGATGGCGTGGTGAGGTTGTCGGCGGCGCAATTGCAGGCGCTCCTGGAAGGGTTGGATTGGCGGCGCGTGCATGACGCCCGCGAGACGCGCGCGCCGGTCGCGGCAAGTTGA
- a CDS encoding DUF1254 domain-containing protein, with translation MEVLTQFDVAADGTLGENAMRLTRRNFTIGSALAFSLAGLGSNSAQAAVVTATEARVIAKEAYIYGYPMVDGYRILHTYFVNTKSPEHKAPWNQLVNIPRVYTPDDKAVQTPNSDTPYSMIGLDLQAEPMVLTVPSMEKDRYFSIQLVDLYTHNFDYIGSRTTGNDGGSFLIAGPGWRGETPKGVAKVIRSETGLVLGIYRTQLFRPDDLDNVKKIQAGYKAEPLSAFLGQPAPAVAPAVDFIDPLEPSKQKTSPEFFNILNFVLQFCPTDPSETELMARFAKIGVGAGKTFDANTLSPDMKRAIEQGMADAWAELANLKKKIDAREVTSGDLLGTREHLKNNYLYRMAGAVLGIYGNSKEEAMYPVYAMDAEGQKLDGGNRYLLHFTPDQLPPANAFWSLTMYELPSSLLVANPINRYLLNKSMLPQFVKDADGGLTFYIQNESPGDAVKANWLPAPKGPFMVVMRLYWPKPQALDGSWKQPPAIKTQ, from the coding sequence ATGGAAGTGCTCACGCAATTCGATGTCGCGGCAGACGGGACACTGGGAGAAAACGCGATGAGACTGACACGCCGCAACTTTACGATAGGTTCGGCGCTAGCCTTTAGCCTCGCCGGACTTGGCTCAAACAGCGCTCAGGCTGCCGTCGTAACTGCGACTGAAGCGCGCGTGATCGCCAAGGAGGCCTACATCTACGGCTACCCAATGGTGGACGGCTACCGTATCCTTCACACCTATTTCGTGAACACCAAGAGCCCCGAGCACAAAGCGCCTTGGAACCAGCTCGTCAACATCCCGCGTGTCTACACGCCCGATGACAAGGCGGTGCAGACGCCCAACTCTGACACTCCCTACTCCATGATAGGGCTCGACTTACAGGCTGAACCGATGGTGCTCACCGTGCCGTCGATGGAAAAGGACCGCTACTTCAGCATCCAGCTCGTCGATCTCTATACCCACAATTTCGACTACATCGGCAGCCGTACGACCGGCAACGACGGCGGCAGCTTCCTCATCGCCGGGCCGGGCTGGAGGGGCGAGACGCCCAAGGGGGTCGCAAAGGTGATCCGCTCGGAGACCGGGCTTGTGCTCGGCATTTACCGCACGCAGCTCTTCAGGCCGGACGATCTCGACAACGTCAAGAAGATCCAGGCTGGCTATAAGGCGGAGCCGCTATCAGCGTTTCTCGGTCAGCCCGCACCAGCGGTCGCCCCGGCCGTTGATTTCATCGACCCTTTGGAGCCAAGCAAACAGAAGACGTCGCCCGAGTTTTTCAACATCTTGAACTTCGTCCTGCAGTTCTGTCCAACCGATCCCTCCGAGACCGAGCTTATGGCGCGTTTTGCCAAGATTGGTGTCGGCGCAGGGAAGACCTTTGACGCGAACACTCTCTCGCCCGACATGAAGAGGGCCATCGAGCAGGGGATGGCCGACGCTTGGGCTGAGCTCGCTAACCTGAAAAAGAAAATAGACGCTCGGGAGGTGACCTCTGGCGATCTGCTCGGTACGCGGGAGCACCTGAAGAACAACTATCTTTATCGCATGGCCGGAGCGGTGCTCGGTATATATGGCAACTCGAAGGAGGAAGCCATGTACCCGGTGTATGCCATGGATGCCGAGGGGCAGAAGCTGGATGGTGGCAACCGTTACTTGCTGCACTTTACGCCCGACCAGCTGCCGCCTGCCAACGCCTTCTGGTCCCTGACGATGTACGAGTTGCCGTCAAGCTTGCTGGTCGCCAACCCGATCAATCGCTACCTGCTGAACAAGTCGATGCTGCCGCAATTCGTCAAGGATGCTGATGGCGGCCTGACATTTTATATTCAGAACGAGTCGCCAGGTGATGCCGTGAAAGCGAATTGGCTACCGGCGCCCAAAGGTCCCTTCATGGTTGTCATGCGGCTCTATTGGCCGAAGCCGCAAGCGCTCGACGGATCGTGGAAACAGCCACCGGCGATTAAGACGCAGTGA
- a CDS encoding carbonic anhydrase translates to MERRDLVKGLALLGLCPLCAKPGFASENAHWSYEGKAGPAHWGDLGRANAVCSTGSQQSPLDIVSAIKSDLPAISIDWKQGNCEIVNNGHTIQVNPPAGSILNRADKIYELVQFHFHAPSEHLINGKAFPMEVHFVHKAKSGALGVLGVFFKPGATNTGFAALAAAFPTKKGEKASSNGVDPRELLPKTLKYWTYEGSLTTPPCSEIVDWMVAMEPIEVAEADIKKFTALYPMNARPALAANRRFILASS, encoded by the coding sequence ATGGAACGACGTGATCTAGTCAAAGGCTTGGCTCTGCTCGGCCTATGCCCCCTCTGCGCCAAACCCGGCTTTGCTTCGGAGAATGCGCATTGGAGCTACGAAGGGAAAGCTGGACCCGCTCATTGGGGCGACTTGGGTCGGGCGAATGCTGTGTGCTCGACCGGCTCACAGCAATCGCCGCTCGACATTGTCAGTGCGATCAAGTCGGACCTCCCGGCCATTTCGATCGATTGGAAGCAAGGCAATTGCGAGATCGTCAACAACGGTCACACCATTCAAGTCAACCCACCAGCGGGCAGCATACTCAACCGCGCGGACAAGATTTATGAACTGGTGCAGTTCCATTTCCACGCGCCGAGTGAACATCTGATCAACGGCAAGGCCTTCCCAATGGAAGTGCATTTCGTCCACAAGGCCAAGAGCGGCGCCTTGGGTGTGCTCGGCGTGTTCTTCAAACCAGGCGCCACAAATACCGGGTTTGCAGCACTTGCCGCTGCTTTCCCGACGAAGAAAGGCGAAAAAGCTTCGTCCAATGGTGTCGACCCGCGAGAATTGTTGCCGAAGACGCTAAAGTACTGGACTTATGAAGGCTCGTTGACGACGCCACCTTGTAGCGAGATCGTCGACTGGATGGTCGCTATGGAGCCGATCGAGGTGGCGGAGGCCGACATCAAAAAGTTTACCGCGCTCTACCCGATGAATGCACGGCCGGCACTTGCGGCCAACCGGCGTTTCATCCTGGCTTCGTCTTAG
- a CDS encoding alpha/beta hydrolase, with translation MRNVSLAFACIGLLCGCASRPTNVLLPVADTSPASSKVEMLVTTTRARSANPAEMYTGERGSAPSFADITVSIPPASARKVGEVAWPKKLPSNPATDFAVVKAEELTLQTAKGWLHASVRKSPDHSVLIFIHGFNNRFEDSVYRFAQIAKDTGTDSVPILVTWPSRGSTLAYGYDRESTNYTRDALELLFQYVARDPDIKEVSILAHSMGNWLALESLRQMAIRNGGLPAKFKNVMLAAPDVDVDVFRTQIADMGKQHPKFTLFVSQDDRALAVSRRVWGNIPRLGSINPEEAPYKEELASENVTVIDLTKVKSGDSLNHGKFASSPQIVQLIGARMAGGQSLTDSRVGLGDTIVQATTGAAAAAGSAAGLVIAAPVAAVDQNTRENYGNEVESLTGPQSSKKANAGGKNCPLPTPSTKECKTLL, from the coding sequence ATGCGTAACGTTTCGCTGGCATTCGCTTGTATTGGCCTGCTTTGCGGCTGCGCGTCCCGCCCGACTAATGTGCTGTTGCCGGTGGCCGATACGTCACCGGCATCTAGCAAGGTGGAGATGCTGGTAACGACGACCCGCGCTCGCTCTGCCAATCCGGCCGAAATGTATACGGGCGAGCGCGGAAGCGCTCCTTCGTTCGCGGACATAACGGTCTCGATCCCTCCGGCATCGGCGCGCAAGGTGGGCGAGGTCGCCTGGCCCAAGAAGCTGCCATCAAACCCTGCGACCGATTTCGCGGTTGTGAAAGCCGAGGAATTAACACTGCAGACCGCGAAGGGGTGGCTGCACGCCTCTGTCAGGAAGAGCCCGGATCACAGCGTCCTGATCTTTATCCATGGGTTCAACAATCGATTCGAAGACTCTGTTTACCGCTTTGCTCAGATCGCCAAGGACACGGGCACCGACAGCGTCCCGATCCTGGTCACATGGCCTTCACGAGGCAGTACGCTGGCCTATGGGTACGATCGCGAAAGCACCAACTACACCCGCGATGCCCTCGAACTGCTGTTCCAGTATGTCGCGCGCGATCCGGACATAAAAGAGGTTTCGATCCTCGCTCATTCGATGGGCAACTGGCTTGCGTTGGAATCCCTGCGTCAGATGGCCATTCGCAATGGCGGCCTGCCGGCGAAGTTCAAGAATGTCATGCTGGCTGCGCCTGACGTCGATGTTGACGTGTTCCGCACGCAGATTGCCGACATGGGTAAGCAGCACCCGAAGTTCACTCTCTTTGTCTCACAGGATGACCGGGCACTCGCCGTTTCGCGACGGGTCTGGGGCAACATCCCCCGGCTCGGCTCTATTAATCCCGAGGAGGCTCCCTACAAGGAAGAACTCGCGAGCGAGAATGTTACTGTCATCGATCTGACGAAAGTCAAATCCGGAGACAGTTTGAACCACGGCAAGTTCGCTTCGTCTCCGCAAATCGTGCAGCTCATTGGGGCGCGGATGGCCGGTGGCCAGAGCCTGACCGACAGTAGGGTCGGCCTTGGCGACACGATCGTGCAAGCGACGACCGGTGCGGCGGCGGCGGCGGGCAGCGCTGCAGGATTGGTGATTGCGGCACCCGTTGCAGCAGTCGATCAGAACACCAGGGAAAATTACGGCAACGAGGTCGAGAGTTTGACCGGCCCGCAAAGCAGCAAGAAAGCGAATGCTGGCGGCAAGAATTGCCCCCTGCCGACACCATCCACGAAAGAATGCAAGACGTTGCTTTGA
- a CDS encoding HupE/UreJ family protein: protein MECGRLAVLTAGIATLVPLVAAAHEVRPAYLSVQEDAPNEFSVLFKTPMQGDARLALLALFSGKIETVTPIISHPTGDAMVQTWRMRTLEPLAGQNVVIDGLQNTMTDTLVHVVFANGNSWTARLTPSEPSAVIPASQSVWAVFVTYVRHGIEHIAFGFDHLLFVTGLMLIVRDWRKLVKAITAFTAAHSITLSCATLGWVTLPTRPVEAMIAISIVMVAAEVVRMERGQLSLAIAKPWIVAFAFGLLHGFGFAGALVQLGLPHSDIPLALLAFNVGVELGQLAFIAVLLTAVYSVNRFVMIPRQMIVASAYAIGIVAAFWSVQRLDAMFS from the coding sequence ATGGAGTGCGGTCGGCTGGCTGTGCTGACCGCAGGTATCGCGACGCTGGTCCCGCTCGTTGCCGCCGCGCATGAAGTGCGTCCGGCCTACCTAAGCGTCCAGGAAGATGCACCCAATGAATTCAGCGTGCTGTTCAAAACGCCGATGCAGGGCGATGCGCGACTGGCGCTGTTGGCATTGTTTTCTGGCAAGATCGAGACGGTGACGCCGATCATCTCGCATCCGACCGGGGATGCTATGGTGCAGACTTGGCGCATGCGCACCCTTGAGCCGCTCGCCGGCCAGAACGTCGTGATCGACGGGTTGCAGAACACCATGACCGACACGCTGGTCCATGTCGTATTCGCCAACGGCAATAGCTGGACGGCGCGTCTCACCCCCAGCGAACCGTCGGCAGTCATCCCGGCGTCGCAGAGCGTCTGGGCGGTTTTCGTAACCTACGTCCGTCACGGTATCGAGCACATCGCCTTCGGCTTCGACCACCTGTTGTTCGTCACCGGGCTCATGCTGATCGTGCGCGATTGGCGCAAGCTGGTGAAAGCCATCACCGCCTTCACGGCCGCTCACTCGATCACCTTGAGTTGCGCCACCCTCGGATGGGTGACGCTGCCGACGCGGCCGGTGGAAGCTATGATTGCCATCAGCATCGTCATGGTCGCTGCCGAGGTTGTGCGGATGGAGCGCGGGCAGCTCAGCCTAGCCATCGCCAAGCCGTGGATCGTGGCCTTCGCCTTTGGCCTGCTGCATGGCTTCGGGTTTGCGGGGGCTCTTGTCCAACTTGGCTTGCCGCATAGCGACATCCCACTGGCGTTGCTTGCGTTCAATGTCGGCGTCGAGCTCGGGCAGCTTGCCTTCATCGCCGTCTTGCTGACCGCGGTTTATTCAGTGAACCGGTTCGTCATGATCCCGCGGCAGATGATCGTCGCGTCGGCCTATGCCATCGGGATCGTTGCGGCATTCTGGAGCGTCCAGCGACTGGACGCCATGTTTTCATAG
- a CDS encoding DUF3604 domain-containing protein — translation MDIYHLRDALLRSATVAGLLLATCPAWTQEAVHTDVGDIDQAGVTKVFPTKRPYSPYAGRNFPTRPLFGDTHLHTALSLDAAAFGARIGPRDAYKFAKGEEVTASSGQPAKLSRPLDFLVVADHSDQMGFFSDLIAGKPEILESAQGRVWYDMLKSGKGGAAAVDIIKSFSQGTFPKELVYAPGTPAYRSVWEGIIAAAEEANDPGHFTAFIGYEWTSLAKGNNLHRNVIFRDGGAKAGQVEPYTTQPPIGSNNPRDLWKWLQNYEDKTGGDVLAIAHNGNLSNGTMFPIIESFTGKEIDREYAEQRARWEVLYETTQMKGDGESHPYLSPNDEFANFEKWDKGNLDLSAKKTPDMLEFEYTRSALKNGLKLEAKLGVNPYKFGLVGSTDSHTGLSTADDDNFFGKVSTSEPSAERWSHPFIANPKLGLKIMGWETTASGYAAVWAQENTRASIFDAMKRRETYATTGPRMVVRFFGGFDFEEADAKTRSPAIAGYTKGVPMGGDLTQAPAGKVPTFLVAALKDPIGANLDRYQIIKGWLDAAGDVHEQVYDVAWSGDRKPGADGKLPPVGNTVDVPNATWTNTIGAPELITVWKDPNFDPAQRAFYYGRVIEIPTPRWTAYDAKYFGIKMTPDVPMTTQERAYTSPIWYTPAG, via the coding sequence ATGGACATCTATCATCTGAGAGACGCTCTTCTTCGAAGCGCGACGGTCGCGGGCTTGTTATTGGCGACTTGCCCAGCCTGGACGCAGGAGGCCGTGCACACCGATGTCGGCGACATCGACCAGGCAGGCGTCACCAAGGTCTTTCCGACAAAGCGGCCCTACTCGCCATATGCCGGACGCAATTTCCCAACGCGACCGTTGTTTGGCGACACACATTTGCACACGGCGCTCTCGCTCGATGCCGCCGCGTTCGGTGCGCGCATTGGTCCGCGGGACGCTTATAAATTCGCCAAGGGCGAGGAGGTCACTGCGTCAAGCGGACAGCCAGCCAAACTATCGCGTCCGTTGGATTTCCTGGTCGTCGCCGACCATTCCGACCAGATGGGGTTCTTCAGCGATCTGATCGCTGGAAAACCCGAAATCCTGGAGAGCGCCCAAGGGCGCGTCTGGTATGACATGCTCAAGTCAGGAAAGGGCGGCGCGGCTGCGGTCGACATCATTAAGTCTTTCTCCCAGGGAACGTTCCCGAAGGAGCTCGTATATGCTCCGGGCACGCCGGCTTATCGGTCGGTTTGGGAGGGCATTATCGCCGCAGCCGAAGAGGCCAACGATCCGGGACACTTTACCGCTTTCATCGGCTATGAGTGGACGTCTCTCGCCAAGGGCAACAATCTGCACCGCAACGTCATCTTTCGCGACGGCGGCGCCAAGGCCGGTCAGGTCGAGCCATACACGACGCAACCGCCCATCGGTAGCAACAATCCGCGCGACCTGTGGAAATGGTTGCAGAACTATGAGGACAAGACGGGCGGCGATGTGCTTGCCATCGCCCACAACGGCAATCTGAGCAACGGAACGATGTTTCCGATCATCGAATCCTTCACCGGTAAGGAGATCGACCGCGAATATGCAGAGCAGCGCGCCCGTTGGGAGGTGCTCTACGAGACAACCCAGATGAAGGGCGACGGGGAGAGCCACCCCTACCTTTCTCCCAATGATGAATTCGCCAATTTCGAGAAATGGGACAAGGGCAATCTTGACCTTAGCGCGAAGAAGACGCCGGACATGCTGGAGTTCGAGTATACGCGCTCGGCGCTTAAGAACGGGCTGAAGCTGGAAGCCAAGCTCGGCGTCAATCCCTACAAGTTCGGCCTCGTCGGCAGCACCGACTCACATACGGGGCTGTCGACTGCCGACGACGACAATTTCTTCGGCAAAGTGTCGACCTCCGAGCCGAGCGCGGAGCGCTGGTCGCATCCGTTTATAGCGAACCCCAAGCTCGGTCTCAAAATCATGGGCTGGGAGACAACCGCGTCTGGCTATGCCGCCGTCTGGGCGCAGGAGAACACGCGCGCCTCGATCTTCGACGCCATGAAGCGCCGCGAGACCTATGCAACAACCGGACCGCGCATGGTGGTTCGCTTCTTCGGCGGATTCGATTTCGAAGAGGCCGACGCCAAGACGCGCAGCCCGGCCATCGCCGGCTACACCAAGGGCGTGCCAATGGGCGGCGATCTCACCCAGGCGCCCGCCGGCAAGGTGCCGACCTTCCTCGTCGCTGCGCTGAAGGATCCGATCGGTGCCAATCTCGACCGCTATCAGATCATCAAGGGTTGGCTCGACGCTGCCGGTGACGTGCATGAACAGGTCTATGATGTCGCCTGGTCCGGGGACCGCAAGCCAGGCGCCGACGGCAAGCTGCCGCCGGTTGGCAATACCGTGGACGTGCCCAATGCCACCTGGACAAACACGATCGGAGCACCTGAGCTGATCACGGTGTGGAAGGATCCAAATTTCGACCCAGCTCAGCGTGCTTTCTATTACGGCCGCGTCATCGAGATCCCAACGCCGCGGTGGACCGCATACGACGCGAAATATTTCGGCATCAAAATGACGCCAGACGTGCCGATGACGACACAGGAGCGGGCCTACACATCCCCGATCTGGTATACGCCGGCCGGCTAA
- a CDS encoding transposase, with amino-acid sequence MTISELTLKSRDEEPVRRLEIFTGSGRRREWLPEEKARIVAESYDAGETVSAVARRHALSPQQLFAWRRSARVPLANAPAPEPLFVPAVVAAQEPEPAGKRARSTRRRKAARETGVIELEIDGVAMRVGRGADARTVAAVIRALKAPS; translated from the coding sequence ATGACGATTTCAGAGCTTACGCTTAAGTCCAGGGACGAGGAGCCGGTTCGACGGCTTGAGATATTCACGGGTTCTGGACGGCGGCGCGAATGGTTGCCGGAGGAGAAAGCGCGGATCGTGGCGGAAAGCTACGATGCTGGCGAGACCGTGAGCGCGGTGGCTCGGCGACATGCATTGTCCCCGCAGCAGCTGTTCGCCTGGCGCCGGTCCGCGCGGGTGCCGTTGGCGAATGCGCCGGCACCGGAGCCGTTGTTTGTTCCAGCGGTGGTCGCGGCACAGGAGCCCGAACCGGCGGGGAAGCGCGCGAGATCGACACGGAGGCGGAAGGCCGCGCGAGAAACCGGCGTGATAGAGCTGGAGATTGACGGCGTCGCCATGCGGGTCGGTCGTGGCGCCGACGCCAGGACGGTGGCTGCGGTGATCCGTGCGCTGAAGGCGCCGTCGTGA
- a CDS encoding transposase, which translates to MTTWVEETIEHPLTFFRLPRQHHKHLKFTNMLERLNEEITRRTYVVRIFPNSESCLRLVRALAVETNENWMEANRYIATSTWTTCASTSSSLCAMAAPFAELDAHNLILQQGRSMRQHLHMPPGFPSHRACSVMAVWLIWRVGTCGRGLPFRGGRPSEVAYAATRRVS; encoded by the coding sequence CTGACGACATGGGTAGAGGAGACCATTGAGCACCCGCTGACCTTCTTCCGCCTGCCGCGCCAGCACCATAAGCACCTGAAATTCACCAACATGCTCGAACGGCTCAACGAAGAGATCACGCGCCGCACCTACGTCGTTCGCATCTTCCCCAACTCCGAAAGCTGCCTGCGCCTCGTCAGGGCGTTGGCCGTCGAGACCAACGAAAACTGGATGGAGGCCAACCGCTACATCGCTACATCAACATGGACGACCTGCGCGAGCACAAGCAGCTCGCTCTGCGCCATGGCCGCCCCTTTCGCAGAACTTGACGCACACAACCTCATTTTGCAGCAAGGGCGCTCGATGCGGCAACACCTCCACATGCCACCTGGGTTTCCGTCGCATCGTGCGTGCAGCGTGATGGCGGTTTGGTTGATATGGCGCGTCGGAACTTGCGGCAGAGGCTTGCCGTTCCGGGGCGGCAGGCCCAGCGAAGTCGCGTATGCTGCGACGCGTCGCGTAAGTTGA